A DNA window from Camelina sativa cultivar DH55 chromosome 13, Cs, whole genome shotgun sequence contains the following coding sequences:
- the LOC104736817 gene encoding protein LIGHT-DEPENDENT SHORT HYPOCOTYLS 1-like: protein MELISNQPNKNPNPSTQLTPPSSSRYENQKRRDWNTFCQYLRNHRPPLSLPSCSGAHVLEFLRYLDQFGKTKVHHQNCAFFGLPNPPAPCPCPLRQAWGSLDALIGRLRAAYEENGGPPEANPFGSRAVRLYLREVRDFQAKARGVSYEKKRKRVNRQKPQTQPPIPLQQQQQQQPQQGQSLMANYSGATV, encoded by the coding sequence ATGGAGTTGATCTCTAACCAACCGAACAAGAACCCTAATCCCTCAACACAATTAACACCTCCTTCCTCAAGCCGGTACGAGAACCAGAAACGCCGTGACTGGAACACCTTCTGCCAGTACCTCCGGAACCACCGTCCTCCGCTCTCTCTCCCGTCGTGCAGCGGCGCACACGTGCTTGAGTTCCTCCGCTACCTCGACCAGTTCGGGAAAACAAAGGTCCACCACCAGAACTGTGCCTTCTTTGGCCTCCCTAACCCTCCCGCTCCTTGTCCTTGCCCTCTTCGGCAAGCCTGGGGCTCCCTCGACGCCCTTATCGGCCGCCTCCGAGCCGCCTACGAGGAGAACGGTGGCCCTCCGGAAGCTAACCCATTCGGCTCACGCGCCGTCAGGTTATACCTCCGTGAAGTTAGAGACTTCCAGGCCAAAGCTCGCGGTGTTAGCTacgagaagaagaggaagagagtcAATAGGCAGAAACCGCAAACGCAGCCGCCTATACCGCttcagcaacagcaacagcagcagccaCAACAAGGTCAGTCTTTGATGGCTAATTACTCGGGTGCAACtgtatga